One window from the genome of Oceanisphaera sp. IT1-181 encodes:
- a CDS encoding anti-phage dCTP deaminase has translation MKFHGTIEGLTEKLAPLKTSVFEEKKGDVHKITFSDNEYITWNETTGTIETKCEKEIASLLKTIFNIYIHNSIDTELNSKQENFLGDIYPDSEVVVGLVGAIGSRLGQLTDILKGYLNDRFKYDVEIIGVSSEIIKKHKESELSSENEFERIKSFMDAGNQLRNSSKDNSFVALDVARVISEVRAKRKVDGKTGRVAYIINSLKHDAEIKRLRQIYSEGFYQISLYESSQRRSEYLIKDKGMMIEQVNELIQRDEGEKDGHGQHTRDAFHLADYFVKYEGSYDGLRNSCYRFLSLIFGDPFITPTFDEFATYMAFTSSLRSADLSRQVGAVIARDNTILSTGANDIPKFGGGLYWPVVDPVTGEVSDTSDGRDYKRAEDSNAKEKEKISTDLIESLIIAIDALDISDADNVTKIGVLKDKVTSIVKGSKIKDITEYGRVVHAEMETLMSCSRESISTKEATLYATTFPCHNCAKHIIAAGIERVVFVEPYPKSKALDFHRESVTMGFGTTKEKIIFEPFVGVGARNFLNVFSMSLGSGYELKRKLKDGSTVAWSPNTSQLRTALLPYSYIEREQKAKERVQELQQNV, from the coding sequence ATGAAGTTTCATGGAACAATCGAAGGACTAACAGAAAAATTAGCTCCTTTAAAAACTAGCGTTTTTGAAGAAAAAAAAGGTGATGTTCATAAAATTACTTTCAGTGATAATGAATACATAACGTGGAATGAAACAACAGGAACTATTGAAACAAAATGTGAAAAAGAGATTGCGTCTCTATTAAAAACAATATTCAATATTTACATTCACAATTCAATAGATACCGAATTGAACTCAAAGCAGGAAAACTTTTTAGGCGACATATATCCAGATTCAGAAGTTGTTGTTGGGTTGGTTGGAGCAATAGGAAGTAGGCTTGGTCAATTAACTGATATTTTGAAGGGATATTTAAATGACCGGTTTAAATATGATGTAGAGATTATTGGGGTTTCATCAGAAATAATCAAAAAGCATAAAGAGTCTGAATTATCATCTGAAAATGAATTCGAACGAATTAAATCATTCATGGATGCGGGAAATCAATTAAGGAATAGCAGTAAAGATAATAGTTTTGTTGCTTTAGATGTGGCTCGAGTAATCTCAGAAGTTAGGGCGAAAAGGAAAGTTGATGGAAAAACTGGAAGGGTTGCTTATATTATAAACTCTTTAAAGCATGATGCTGAAATAAAAAGATTGCGCCAAATTTATTCTGAAGGGTTTTACCAAATTTCCTTGTATGAAAGTTCACAAAGAAGAAGTGAATATCTTATAAAAGATAAAGGCATGATGATTGAGCAAGTGAATGAGTTGATTCAAAGAGATGAAGGTGAGAAAGATGGGCATGGTCAACATACGCGTGATGCATTTCATTTAGCTGATTATTTTGTTAAATACGAAGGCTCATATGATGGACTTAGAAATTCTTGTTATAGGTTTCTTAGTTTGATTTTTGGTGATCCCTTTATTACGCCAACTTTTGACGAATTTGCAACGTATATGGCATTTACTTCTTCTTTACGTTCCGCCGACTTATCTAGACAAGTGGGGGCTGTAATAGCTCGAGACAATACCATTCTTTCTACTGGTGCGAATGATATCCCCAAATTTGGTGGTGGGTTATACTGGCCTGTTGTAGATCCTGTAACGGGGGAAGTCTCTGATACTAGTGATGGACGAGATTATAAAAGAGCCGAAGATTCTAATGCGAAAGAAAAAGAAAAAATATCTACAGATTTAATAGAATCGTTAATAATAGCCATTGATGCTCTTGATATATCAGATGCGGATAATGTTACCAAAATTGGAGTTTTGAAAGATAAAGTAACGAGTATTGTTAAGGGTAGTAAAATTAAGGATATTACAGAGTATGGCCGAGTAGTACATGCAGAAATGGAAACATTAATGTCATGTAGTCGAGAAAGTATTTCAACTAAAGAGGCGACCCTTTATGCGACGACATTTCCTTGCCATAACTGTGCAAAACATATTATAGCTGCTGGGATCGAAAGAGTTGTGTTTGTAGAGCCGTACCCAAAAAGTAAGGCTTTAGACTTCCATAGGGAGTCCGTTACCATGGGTTTTGGAACTACCAAAGAAAAAATAATATTCGAACCTTTCGTTGGTGTGGGAGCTAGAAATTTCTTAAATGTTTTTTCTATGTCCCTAGGCTCGGGATATGAACTAAAAAGAAAATTAAAAGATGGTAGCACGGTAGCTTGGAGCCCTAATACATCTCAACTACGCACAGCATT
- the tkt gene encoding transketolase, with protein MPSRQVLANAVRALSMDAVQKANSGHPGAPMGMADIAEVLWRHYLKHNPSNPDWADRDRFILSNGHGSMLLYSLLHLTGYELSIEDLKQFRQLHSKTPGHPEYGYAPGIETTTGPLGQGITNAVGMAIAEKSLAAQFNRPGHDVVDHHTYTFLGDGCLMEGISHEACSLAGTLGLGKLIAFWDDNGISIDGELDGWFSDDTPKRFEAYGWQVIAGVDGHDSAALTAAIDAARADTTRPTLICCKTVIGFGSPNKAGTADCHGAPLGDAEIAATRAQLGWEHAPFEIPSDIYAEWDAKEKGAAAEAQWNKEFAAYQAAHPELSAEFSRRVSGELPADWAQTSSDFIKNLQANPATIATRKASQNSLDAFGAILPELLGGSADLAPSNLTIHKSSQAISAKDFSGNYLHYGVREFGMSAIMNGVALHGGFIPYGGTFLMFVEYARNALRMAALMKQRAIFVYTHDSIGLGEDGPTHQPVEQIASLRLTPNMSTWRPCDQVESAVAWKSAIERKDGPTSLIFSRQNLGQIERNEQQLADVAKGGYVLKDCSGTPELIIIATGSEVELAVAGYEQLTAQGKQVRVVSLPCTDVFDAQSAEYKESVLPAAVSKRLAVEAGIADYWFKYVGLNGDIIGMHTFGESAPAGELFKLFGFTVENVVEKANALLVG; from the coding sequence ATGCCTTCTCGTCAAGTGCTGGCCAATGCCGTGCGCGCACTCAGTATGGATGCGGTACAGAAAGCCAATTCCGGCCACCCCGGAGCCCCTATGGGCATGGCTGATATTGCTGAGGTGTTGTGGCGCCATTACCTTAAGCACAACCCCAGTAACCCAGACTGGGCCGATCGGGACCGCTTTATCTTGTCCAACGGTCACGGCTCCATGTTGTTGTACTCCTTGCTGCACCTGACGGGCTATGAGTTATCTATCGAGGATCTGAAACAGTTCCGCCAACTGCATTCTAAAACACCAGGCCATCCGGAATACGGTTATGCGCCGGGTATAGAAACCACCACAGGCCCATTAGGCCAAGGCATCACCAATGCCGTAGGCATGGCGATTGCTGAAAAATCACTGGCCGCGCAGTTTAACCGTCCCGGTCATGATGTGGTCGATCACCACACCTACACCTTCTTGGGTGATGGTTGCTTAATGGAAGGTATCTCTCACGAAGCCTGTTCATTAGCCGGCACCTTAGGTCTTGGCAAGCTGATTGCCTTTTGGGATGACAACGGCATCTCTATCGATGGCGAGCTAGACGGCTGGTTTAGTGACGATACCCCTAAGCGCTTTGAAGCTTACGGCTGGCAGGTTATCGCCGGCGTTGACGGCCACGACAGCGCAGCACTCACTGCTGCCATCGATGCCGCTCGCGCCGACACTACCCGCCCAACGCTCATCTGCTGCAAAACCGTGATTGGTTTTGGCTCACCAAACAAAGCCGGCACTGCCGACTGTCATGGTGCACCTTTAGGTGATGCAGAAATTGCCGCTACCCGTGCGCAGTTAGGTTGGGAACATGCTCCTTTTGAAATCCCTTCCGATATTTATGCCGAGTGGGATGCCAAAGAAAAAGGTGCCGCTGCAGAAGCTCAGTGGAATAAAGAGTTTGCTGCTTACCAAGCTGCACACCCTGAATTATCCGCTGAATTTAGCCGTCGTGTATCTGGCGAATTACCTGCAGATTGGGCACAAACAAGTAGCGACTTTATTAAAAATCTGCAAGCTAACCCCGCGACCATCGCTACTCGTAAAGCGTCACAAAACTCACTGGATGCGTTTGGTGCCATTTTACCTGAGCTGTTGGGTGGCAGTGCCGACTTAGCACCTTCTAACCTGACCATACACAAATCGTCTCAAGCGATCAGCGCGAAAGATTTCAGCGGTAACTACCTGCACTACGGTGTACGTGAGTTTGGCATGAGCGCCATCATGAACGGCGTGGCCTTGCACGGCGGCTTTATCCCGTACGGCGGCACTTTCTTGATGTTTGTGGAATATGCGCGTAACGCCCTGCGTATGGCCGCACTGATGAAGCAACGCGCCATTTTCGTTTACACCCACGACTCTATCGGTCTGGGTGAAGACGGCCCAACCCACCAGCCGGTTGAGCAAATTGCCTCATTGCGCTTAACGCCAAACATGAGCACGTGGCGCCCTTGCGATCAGGTAGAATCTGCCGTCGCGTGGAAGTCCGCCATTGAGCGTAAAGATGGTCCTACGTCTTTGATTTTCTCTCGTCAGAACTTAGGCCAAATTGAGCGCAACGAGCAGCAATTGGCAGACGTCGCTAAAGGCGGTTATGTGCTGAAAGACTGTTCAGGCACGCCTGAGCTGATCATCATCGCCACCGGTTCAGAAGTTGAACTGGCCGTAGCGGGTTATGAACAACTGACTGCCCAAGGCAAGCAAGTACGCGTAGTTTCACTGCCGTGTACTGACGTGTTTGATGCTCAGTCTGCTGAATATAAAGAAAGCGTATTGCCAGCAGCCGTATCTAAGCGTTTGGCCGTAGAAGCAGGCATCGCCGATTACTGGTTTAAGTATGTAGGCCTAAACGGCGACATCATCGGCATGCACACCTTCGGTGAGTCTGCACCAGCGGGTGAACTGTTCAAGCTGTTCGGCTTTACCGTTGAAAATGTTGTCGAAAAAGCGAATGCACTTCTTGTTGGCTAA